CCGGCGAAACGGCGTCGTATCCGGCATCGGTGTCCCCGGCTCCATCCCGCATCGCGCAAGCCGGGAGGCTTCTACGTCAGGCGTGGGAGCCGCGTCGAGGGGTTGAGGCTGATCCGGCGAGATCGACCGGTGGAGGCACAACCGGAGTGGGGATCAACCCTGGATGCGTCATTCTTAGCGGGGTGAGGCGCCGGCATCGTCGATGGCATGCCGGCTGCCGATGTCAGCTGCCGGCCAGAACGCCGACGGCGCCCAGGATGGTCATGACGAGACCGGACGCGAACACGCCGATCATCAGGTAGGAGAAGGGTTTCAGAGCCATAACGCCAAGGTAGTGCGCGACTGCGAGATGCGGTGTGCGCTGCAACACGGCGGATGACGGATGATAGCGCGAACGGCGGCCGATGGACCCCTCTCGGGATCGCGGCCCCGGCTCAAGTTTCGAGCCTGACAAAGAAACCCCGCCCGGCGTGCGCCGGACGGGGCATGGAAATCACCGATTCGAAGAGCCCGAAAGTTCAGGCGCGACCGGCCTGCTGCGCCACCTCGGTGGCGAAGTCCGGCCCCTCCTCCTTCTCGATGCCCTCGCCCAAGGCGTAGCGGACGAAGCCCGTCAGCGTGACCGGACCGCCCACCTTGGAGGCAGCTTCCTTCAGAACCTGGCTCACTGTCTTCGAGCCGTCGTGCACGAAGGGCTGATCCAGGAGGGTAACCTCCTTGTAGTAGCTCTTCAGGCCGCTCTCGACGATCTTGGCGAGGACGTGATCCGGCTTGCCGGCGTTCTTCTCGCGCAGAATGTTCGACTCGCGCTCCACCGTGGCCGCGTCGACGCCCGAGGCGTCCAGCGCGACCGGGTTGGTCGCCGCAACGTGCATGGCGATCTGGCGGCCCAGCGTCGACAGCGCGTCGACGTCGCCCTCGGATTCCAGCGCCACGAGCACGCCGATCTTGCCGAGGCCTTCGGAGATCTGGTTGTGCACGTAGGAGGCGATGACGCCCTTCTTGACCTCAAGCTTGGTGACTCGGCGCAGGTTCATGTTCTCGCCGATCGTGGCGATCAGGGCCTGCAGCTTCTCCGAGACGGTCTCGGCGGCACCCGGGAAGTGGGCGGCCTGGAGACCCTCGAGCGTGCCGTCGGTGTTGAGCGCGATCTTGGCGGCCTCGCGGGCGAAGGCCTGGAAGGCGTCGTTGCGGGCGACGAAGTCGGTCTCGGAGTTCACCTCGACCACGGCGGCGTGGTGGCCGGCGGACTCGACGGCGACGAGGCCCTCGGCGGCGACGCGGCCGGCCTTCTTGGCGGCCTTGGCGAGACCCTTCTTGCGCAGCCAGTCGACGGCGGCCTCGATATCGCCCTGCGTCTCGTTGAGCGCGCCCTTGCAGTCCATCATGCCGGCACCGGTCTTCTCCCGGAGCTCCTTCACCATCGCGGCGGTGATGTTGGCCATGGCGATCCCTTTCGTGTGGTCTGGATGCGAGAGGCCCGGCGCGCGGGTGAGCGGCCGGGCCCGGTATGCCTGGAACCGCGACGGCCCGATGACGGTGCCGTCGCGGAGTCCCGATGGATCAGGCCGCCGCGGCGGCCTCGACGAAGCCGCGGGCCTGCGAGACCCACGAGTCGCGGTCGATGCGGCCGTTGAGCTTCAGGTCGGCATCGACCTTAGCGACGTCCTCGGGGGTCATCGCGGCCAGCTGCCAGTAGTGGTAGATGCCGGCGTCGTTGAGCTTCTGCACGATCTGCGGGCCGGCGCCGTTGAGCTTGGTCAGATCGTCCGGCGCGCCGCGCGGGGCGGCGAGCAGCTCGAAATGCTCGGTCGACTCGGCGAGCATCGCCACGTCGGCCGGGTCGAGGGCGTCGGACTCGACCGTGACGGCCGCGTCGTCGTTCGCCGGCAGCTCCTCGGCCATCGGCTCCTCGGAGGCGCCGAGATCCATGCCCGACGAGCCCTGGGCACGCGAGATGCCGTCGATGGCGGCCTTGGCGATCAGGTCGCAGTAGAGCGCGATGGCGCGGCCGGCGTCGTCGTTGGCTGGGACGATGTGGGTGATGCCGTCGGGGTTGCAGTTGGTGTCGACGATGGCGGCCACCGGGATGCCGAGGCGGTTCGCCTCCTTGATCGCCAGCTGCTCCTTGTTGGTGTCGATCACGAACAGCAGGTCGGGGACGCCGCCCATGTCCTTGATACCGCCGAGCGCCTTCTCGAGCTTCTCCTTCTCACGGGAGAGCATCAGGCGCTCCTTCTTGGTCAGGCCCGGGCCACCGGTCTCCAGCGTCTCGGTGACCTTCCGCAGGCGCGAGATCGAGCCCGAGATCGTCTTCCAGTTGGTGAGCATGCCGCCCAGCCAGCGGGAGTTGACGTAGTACTGGGCCGAGCGCTTCGCCGCCTCGGCGATCGTGTCGGCCGCCTGGCGCTTGGTGCCGACGAACAGCACGCGGCCACCCTTGGCGACGGTGTCGCTCACCGCCTGCAGCGCCTGGTGCAGCGCCGGCACGGTCTGGGCGAGGTCGATGATGTGGATGTTGTTGCGGGTGCCGAAGATGTACGGCTGCATCTTCGGGTTCCAGCGGTGGGACTGGTGACCGAAATGGGCGCCCGCCTCCAGGAGCTGACGCATAGAGAAATCGACGGCCATGGCTCTTGTGCTCTCCGGTTATATCCGCCGCGGAGGGATGCGGCCGGCCGAGATCTCGGACGACCACCGGAAACGCCTCATTCAGGCATGAGGCCGGCTCCGCGTGTGGGATGGGCGGGCGCTTAGCAGAGGGGCGGGTTGAAGGCAAGGCGCGGAGCAACGATCCGGCGCAGGCCGCGCCGTGCGAGCTCACTCCGTCGCGAACACCGCTGCCACGTCGTCCGCCGCCATGACCCGGTAATCTCCCGCCGGCAGGTCGGCCGGCAGAGCAAGTCCGCCGACCCGGTCCCGGTGCAGCGCCGTCACGTGGTTGCCCAATGCGGCGAACATACGCCGAACCTGATGGTATCGACCCTCGGTCAGCGTCACGGCACAGTGCGTGTCATCCTCCACGTCGAGCCGCACCGGCAACAAGGGGCGCTCCTCGCCCTCCAGCATCAGCGTCCCGGAGGCCAAGACCGTCGCCTCGTTCCCCGCCAGCGGCCAGTCGAGGGTGACACGGTAGCGCTTCGCCACGCTGGCCTTCGGACTGATGATCCGGTGCAGCAGCACGCCGTCGTCGGTGAGCAGGAGCAGGCCCGAGGTCTCCTTGTCGAGGCGGCCGACCGTCGAGAGCGGCGGCTCCCGCCGGCGCCAGCGCTCCGGCAGCAATCCGTAGACCAGCGGACCGGCCTCCTTGTGCGAGCAGGTGACGCCGAGCGGCTTGTGCAGCATCAGGCAGAGTCCGGGCAGCGGGTCGAGGGGCTCGCCGTCGATTGTCAGGCGGTCGGGCAGATCCTGATCGAGGGGGATCCGATCCCCGGCATCCTCCAGTTCCGCACCGTCAAGGCGAATGGCGCCGGCGCGGGCGAGCCCCTGGACCTCACGCCGGGAGCCGTAACCGAGGTTGGCGAGGAGCTTGTCGAGCCGGACGGACTTCGCAGCGCTCACCGGCGCGCCTCGTAGACCCGGAAGCCGCCTGCCTGCACGGCCACCGCGACGTGCCGGAACGCCTCGCGCAGGCTCGCCTCGTAAGGCAGATGCGCGTTGGCGACGAGCCACAGCGTGCCGCCGGGACGAAGCACCTCGGCGGCCCGGGCGATGAAGGCGCGGCCAAGGGACGGATCCTCGCTCCCGCCCTCATGGAAGGGCGGGTTGGTCACGACGAAATCGAGATGGTCGGGCACCACGCCGGGGGTCCGGACATCCGCCCAATGGATCGTCGCCCGCGGGTCGGCGACGTTGAGGCGCGCCATCTCGACGGCCCGGCGATCGATCTCCACCAGCGTGAGGGTCGCCACGGCGTCGGACCTGAGGACCGCGCGGGAGAGGATGCCGAGACCGCAGCCGAAATCGGCGCCGCGGCCCTTGAGCGTCGGCAGGTTCGCCAGGAGCAGCGCCGTGCCGGGATCGAGCCGGTCCCAGGAGAAGATGCCCGGTTGCGTGCACAGGGCGAGGTTGTCGACGTGGCGGGGAGCCCCCTCGTCGATCGCCTCGGCGAGACCGGCCAGCGAAGGCGGCCGCTCGGCCGTGCAGATCCGGTGATGCCGGCGCGGCTGGTCGGCAGCGGCGCAACCGAACGTCGTAAGTTCCTTGGCCAAGCGGGTGCCGCCGCGATCCTTCGGCGCCAGCGCCACCATGCGGCCGCCCGGCCCCAGCGCACGCAGCATCTGCGCGAGCACGTAGCGCCGCTCGACCGTTCCGGGGGGCGCCAGCACCGTGGCCGAATCGAGACTGTTCTCGGACAGATCCTCCAGTCGTTCGGCGCCGGGGATCAACGGGGAAAGCTGGACGGCGTCACCGGGGACCTCGGCGAGGTCGACCGGCGGCAGGCCGTAGACGGCATGGCGCATGAAGGATTCGGGATCTGGAGAGCCGGCTCCGGAACGCAAATCCGCGGCGGAGCGGGTCGGGCCCGCGCCCGACTCGGTTTATCCGGGGAAACGCCGCGATTTATACCGCAATCGAGCCGGAAGCCCAGCACCTGACGGGTCAGCCCCGCGGAAATTCCAGGCCCATCTCGCGGTAGCGGGCGGGATCGTCGGCCCAGTTCTCACGGACCTTCACGTGCAGGAACAGGTGAACCTTGGCGTCGGCCGCCTCGGCGATCTCGACGCGCGCCGCCTGTCCGATCGCCTTGATGGTCTGCCCGCCCTTGCCGAGCACGATCGAGCGCTGGCTCTCCCGCTCGACGAAGATCGTCTGCTCGATCCGCACGGACCCGTCGGACCGGATCTGCCACTGGTCGGTCTCCACGGTGGAGCGGTAGGGCAGCTCCTCATGCAGCCGGTCGTAGATCTTCTCCCGGGTGATTTCGGCGGCGAGCATGCGTAGCGGCGCGTCCGAGACCTGATCCTCCGGATAGAGCCAGGGTCCCGCCGGCATCCGGGCCGCCAGGGCGCGGCGCAGGTCGTCAACGCCGTCGCCGTTCAGCGCCGAGATCATGAAGGTCTCGGCGAAGGGAGCGGCGGCGTTGAGCTTGGCCGCGAGGTCGAGCAGACGCTCCCGCGGGATCAGGTCGATCTTGTTGAGGATCAGCAGCTTCTCCCGCCTCACCTCGCCGAGCCGGCCGAGCACGGCCTCCACCTCCGCGTCGATCCCCTTGCGCGCGTCGACCAGCAGGCACACCGCGTCGGCGTCCGCCGCGCCGCTCCAGGCCGAGTGAACCATCGCCCGGTCGAGGCGGCGCTTGGGCGCGAAAATGCCGGGCGTGTCGACGAGGACCACCTGGGCCGAGCCCTCGATGAGGATCCCCCGCACCAGCGCGCGGGTCGTCTGCACCTTTCGGGAGACGATCGAAACCTTAGTGCCGACGAGGCTGTTCAACAGGGTCGACTTGCCGGCGTTGGGCACGCCGATCAGCGCCACGAAGCCGGCTCGGGCATCGGCGGGCGTGCCCGGCAGCGCAGACGGATCGCGCGGGGGCTCCGCCCCGCCTGGACCGTCGGGGCCGTCCCGGTCGTGCTCGTCTTCGTCGTGTGCGGTCATGCTGTCTCCGTCGGCCCCACCTCCGGCGAGGCTCCGATCCCCTCCCGCTCCAGAAGCGCCTGGGCGGCCGCCTGCTCGGCGATCCGCTTCGACGTGCCGTCGCCGAGACCGGGCTCGAGGCCCTCGACCTGTACGGCGATGCGGAACCGGGGCGCGTGGTCGGGGCCGGTGCGCTCCACCACCTCATAGGTGGGGATCGGCAGGCTGCGGCCCATGGCCCATTCCTGAAGGGCGGATTTTGCGTCGCGGCCCCGCGGCGCAGCGTTGGGCTCGGCGGGCCGGAAATGCGCCTCGACCACCGCCCGGGCGGCGTCAAATCCGGCGTCGAGGTAGATCGCGCCCAGGATCGCCTCGCAGACATCCGCCAGGATCGTCTGGTTGCGTCGCCCCCCGCCCATCACCTCGCCCTGGCCGAGGATCAGGTGCGGCCCGACTTCCCAGGCGGCGGCGACGACCGCGCAGGTCTCGCGCCGGACCAGAGCCGCCAGCTGCCGGGAGAGGTCGCCCTCGTCGGCCTCAGGGAACGCGCCGTAGAGGCGGTCCGCCACCGCGAGGCCGAGCACGCGGTCACCGAGGAATTCGAGGCGCTGGTAGCTGCCGCCCCGGCCGCTGGCCTTGCTGGTGTGGGTCAGGGCGCGGGTCAGCAAGTTCTGGTCGGCGAAGCGATGGCCGATCCGCTCCTCAAGCGCCCCGAGCGGCGGACGGGGCTTGTGGGCACGGCGTGCCCGCGCGGAGTTTCGGGGCTGCGCGGCGTCGTCCAAGTCCGGACCGGTCAATGGATCGTCGAGAACAGGCGCGTCCAGCGCACGTGGGCCGGCCAGTTCCAGACCTGCCACGCCGGGGTGCCCTCGTCGATGGAGAAGAAGATCATCTCGGCGCGCCCGACCAGATTGGCGAACGGCACGTAGCCGACGCTCGCGAGGTCGCGCGAATCCGTCGAGTTGTCGCGGTTGTCGCCCATCATGAAGAAGTGACCGGGCGGGACGGTGTACAGCTCGGTCTTGTCCCAGAACCCGTTGTCGCCGTCGCGCTCGATCACCCGGTGGACCACGCCGTTGGGCAAGGTCTCGAGGTACTGGGGCACCTTGGTAGCCTGCCCGTAGGGATCGGTCGTCTCGTAATCGGCGATCCGCTCGCGCTTGACCGCCTTGCCGTTGATGTTGAGCACGCCGTCGATCATCTGGATCTTGTCGCCCGGCAGGCCGATCACGCGCTTGATGTAGTCGGTCGCGTTGTCCTTCGGCAGCTTGAACACCGCGATGTCGCCGCGCTTCGGCTCGGCGCCCCAGATCCGGCCCTCCGCCTGAATCGGAATATATTCCGAAAGCGGAAGCGAGTATTTGGAGTATCCGTAGGAATATTTCGAGACGAACAGGTAGTCGCCGATGAGCAGCGTCGGCACCAGCGAGCCCGAGGGGATGTTGAACGGCTGGAACAGAAGCGTGCGAACCACCAGGGCGATGAGCAGCGCCTGGATGCCGACCTTCAGCGTCTCACGGATGCTGGCCCAGGTGCCGGTCTCGGCGGGTTTCCTGAGCGGCTTGCCGTCGTAATCCACGCGCGCGTTCCGTCTTCGCTTGAGAGTCCGTCGCCTGCCGCCGGCGGGGCGCTGCCCCGCCGCGGGCGGCCTGATATGCGGTTGTCCCGAGGAATGCGCCGCAATCGTGTCCGCTGTGTGCGGCGGTCTAGACCATGCGCGACCCCCCGCAACGCACGACCAGGGTCAGCTAATCCGCCGCCTCCGTCCCCGGCCGGACTTTCTGATCCGGCAAGGCCTCGATGACCACGAAGGCCTGGGCCATGGGCGGATCGTCCGTGAGGCTCACGTGCAGGCGCGCCGTGTGACCCTCCGGCATGAGTTCCGCGAGCCGCTCGGCGGCGCCCCCGGCGAGCCGCAGGGTCGGCTGCCCGGAGGGGAGGTTCACCACCTCCATGTCGCGCCAGAACACGCCGCCGCTGAGGCCGGTGCCTAACGCCTTCGCGCAGGCCTCCTTGGCGGCGAAGCGCCTCGCGTAGCCTTCCGCACGGGCGGCCCGGCGGTCGCAGCGGGCCCGCTCGCCCTCGGTGAACACCCGATGTGTGAAGCGCTCACCGTGCCGTTCCAGCGTCCGGGCAATCCGGCGGATGTCGCAGAGATCCGATCCGATCCCGATGATCATGCGCGCCGCGCCCGGTCCATGGCGGCACGCATGTCGCGCACCGCCTGATCGAGCCCGACGAAGATGGCGTCGGCGATCAGCGAATGGCCGATGTTGAGCTCCCGGATCTGCGGCAGCGCCGCCACCGGTCCGACACTGCCCAGTGTCAGTCCGTGACCCGCATGGATCTCCAGGCCGAGGCCAGCGCCGTGCTCGGCGGCGCGCCGGATCCGGCCCAGTTCATGGGCGGTCTTCGCCGCGTCGTCCCCGAGGGCGGCCTCGCAATAGCTGCCGGTATGCAGTTCAACCACGGGCGCCCCCAGGGCGCAGGCGGCGTCCATCACGGCGGGCTCGGGCTCTACGAACAGCGAGACCCGGATACCCGCTTCAGCCAGCGCGCGGATCCGCGGCGCGAGGTGATCGCGGCCGCCGACGATGTCGAGGCCGCCTTCGGTGGTACGCTCCTCGCGCTTCTCCGGGACGAGGCAGGCGGCGTGGGGCCGGGTGGCGAGGGCGATCCCCACCATCTCGTCGGTGGCCGCCATCTCGAAGTTGAGCGGCACGGAGAGACCGCGCTTGAGCGCCGTGATGTCGGTGTCGCGGATGTGGCGCCGGTCTTCGCGCAGGTGCGCGGTGATTCCGTCGGCGCCCGCCTCGACCGCGAGCAGCGCGGCCCGCACCGGGTCCGGGTAGTCGCCACCGCGGGCGTTACGGACCGTCGCGACGTGATCGATGTTGACGCCGAGGCGCAGCTTTTCGGAGGTCATCCGCTCGTTCGTCCCAAGATCGGCGCGATGCGCCCAGCTCCAGGCAGCGATATGCTGGCGTCCTGGCGCTCCGGCAAGGCGGGGCAGAGGATGTGCGCCGCGTTCGCGGCGAGTCGTGTGCCGGATCCCGGATCAGGTTCTTCTTCTCTCCGCCTGTCCGGGAAAGTGCGCGGATTCCCACCGGACCCTTTCCCAGGCGCATGCAGCATAGCGGAATGCGGCCCGGGACCCAGCAAACCGGGCCTCAGCACAGGAATCGCCGCGCAGCGGCTCCAACCGAAACCCGACCGCGCCGCGACCGTCTCGTTCGACTTGCCATCCCCGACAAAACCGACTATGCGCCGCCCCTCGCGTTCGCTCCGGCCGGGGGCTGAACGGACGGTGCCGCTTACGGCATAGGGCTCGTCAAGAATCCGTCGTCCGGTGTCTCCGCCTTCGATCAACCGCTCGGGCCTGAAAATCGGCTCGAAGGGCTTGGCGCCGAGCGATCCGCGAGATGAACCGGCCCGAAACAGCCGCCTCTCGGCGGTCGGGCTCCTTATGACGCTGAAAGGCCCGACGATGCCTCTCTACGAGCATGTGCTCTTGGCCCGCCAGGACGTGACGTCCCAGCAGGTCGAGTCGATGATCGACACCTACAAGGGTGTGATCGAGCAGAACGGTGGCCGTCTCGAGAAGATCGAGATGTGGGGCGTGAAGTCCCTCGCCTACCGGATCAAGAAGAACCGCAAGGCGCATTTCGCGCTCCTCAACATCGACGCCCCGCCGGCCGCCATCGCCGAGATGGAGCGCCAGATGCAGATCTCCGAGGACGTGCTGCGCTTCATGACCATCCGGGTCGAGGAGCTCGATTCCGAGCCGTCCGCCATGATGCAGAAGCGCGACCGCGACGACCGCAAGGATCGCGAGCGCGGCCGTCGTCGGGACGACGAAGGCTTCGGCGGCGGCGGCTTCGGCGGCGACCGGGGTGATCGCGGCGATCGCGGCGAGCGCAGCTTCGGCGGGGAGGGCTAACCCATGGCATTCGGTGCTGGTGCGGGCGGCGGACGCCGTCCCTTCTTCCGTCGTCGCAAGACCTGCCCGTTCTCCGGCGCGAACGCGCCGAAGATTGACTACAAGGACGTCAAGCTCCTGTCCCGCTACGTGTCCGAGCGCGGCAAGATCGTGCCGTCGCGGATCACCGCGGTCTCGGCCAAGAAGCAGCGCGAGCTCGCCCAGGCGATCAAGCGCGCCCGCTTCCTCGGCCTGCTGCCCTACGTGATCAAGTAGGACTCGAAACCCGCCGGCCCGGCATCAGCCCGGGCCGGTCCTCGCAGAGGGCGGCCCGAGGTCGTCCGATCGTTGGGGCGCGCAAGCCGCCTCTAACCCTGCCGCAGCGGCAGCGGGACAGCGGATTTCATGGCACAGCACATCGGCATCGGTATCGGCGCGGGTCTCGTCTCGGCACTCCTGTTCGGGGTGCTGCTGAAGGCGACGCCGCTCGCGATCCTGCTCTACCTCGTGGCACCGCTGCCGATTCTGATCGTGGGGCTTGGCTGGAGCCACAGGGCCGCCCTCGCGGCCGCGGCCACCGGCAGCCTCGCCCTCGTCCTGGTGGTCGCGCCGTTCATGGGCCTCGCCTTCGGCGCCTATATCGCGCTGCCCGCGTGGTGGCTCGCCTACCTCACGCTCCTCGGCCGCGAGACGCCGAACGGCCTCGAATGGTATCCGACCGGCCGCCTGCTCGGCTGGACCGCGGCGACGGCAGCCCTCGCGTTCATCGCCATCGCGGTCCTGTCCTCGCCGAACCACGCCGCCTTCGACGCGCAACTGCGCGGGCTCGCGCAGACGCTGGTGCAGACCCGCATGCCCGCGCCGCGGACGACGGCGGAGGCCCGGCGCACCGATGCGGCGCCGGCCGAGAAGGAGGGCGGCGATCCGGACACGGCTGCCGGACCGGACTCCGCGCCGAAGGCCGAATCCGACCCGTCCGACGTGACCCGTGCAGAGATGGCTGACGCCCTCGCGCGCGTCGTGCCGGCCTTCGCGGCCAACGGGCTGGCGCTGCTCCTGACCTTCTATCTCTGGGCCTCGGCGCGGATCGTGAAGATCTCCGGCCGTCTGCCCCGGCCCTGGCCCGACATCCCCTCCACCGCCATGCCGCGGACGACCCTCGCCACGCTGGCGGCCGCTATCCTGATGTGCTTTGCGCCCGGCTATGTCGGCGTGTTCGGCATCGCGCTGGTCGGCGCGCTCAGCGCGGCCTTCGCGCTCCAGGGGCTCGCCGCCTTCCACGACCGCTCCCGCGGCCGGCCGGGGCGCGGCCTGATGCTGTTCGGCATGTACCTGATCCTGTTCGTGACCCAGGGCATCGCCCTGGTGGCACTCACCGTGTTCGGCCTCGCCGACACCGCCCTCGACCGCCGCCGTCCGAAGGACAATCCGGCGCCGTGAGACCCCGGCCTCCGCGGCCGAAACCCTGAAGGAGAAAGACCATGGAAGTGATCCTGCTCGAGCGCGTGGCCAAGCTCGGCCAGATGGGCGAGACCGTGAATGTCCGTCCGGGCTTCGCGCGCAACTTCCTGCTCGCCCGCGGCAAGGCCCTGCGCGCGACGGAAGCCAACAAGAAGCACTTCGAGGGCCAGCGCGCCCAGCTCGAGGCCCGCAACCTGGAGCGGAAGAAGGACGCCGAGGCGGTCGCCGAGAAGCTGAACGGCCAGAGCTTCATCCTGATCCGCCAGTCGGGCGAGACCGGCGTGCTCTACGGCTCCGTCTCGACTCGCGACCTCGCCGAGGTCGTCTCGAAGGAGGGCTTCTCGGTCGAGCGCGGCCAGTTCATCCTGAACCAGCCGATCAAGACGCTCGGCCTGCACACGGTGCCGGTGGTGCTGCACCCCGAGGTCGAGGTCGAGATCACCGTCAACGTCGCCCGTAGCCCCGAGGAGGCCGAGCGTCAGGCCCGCGGCGAGTCGGTCACCGAGCGCGAGGCGTTCAACCTCGACGACCTGGGCCTCGAGGTCGGTCAGGCGCTCGCCGATGCCGGCGAGGGTGCCGACGACCGCGGCTGAGCCTTGTTCGACCGCCCGACCGGCTTGTTCGCCGGTCGGGCTGGGGCTGGGGAACCGCTACGAAGCGGCTCCGCCGCGAGGCGACTTGAGTTCGGTATACCGGTGAACATTGGGGATGATCCGCCCCGAGACTTGACACGTTCCAGTTTTGTTCCAGCATGGACGCCCGTCGCTCGCGAGAGTCGGCGGGCGTCCGCTTTTCCGCGCTCCGGCCCGGCAGAACCGGCCGTCGACTAGGCTTCGGTAACCATACCGGGGCCAAGGTCGTGCGGTGTGATCCTGGCGCGCCCACCGCGGCGCCTGATACGGAGTCGTCCGCCGATGGCCTTGCCCAATGCGCTCACGGCCAAGCTCGAAGCGGTCCAGGCCGAGTACCGCGTCGCCCCGCACAACATCGACGCGGAGCAGGCGCTGCTGGGCGCGATCCTGGTGAACAACGACGCCTACTACCGGGTATCGGACTTCCTGCTGCCCGAGCACTTCATGGAGGATGCCCACCAGCAGATCTTCACGGTGGCTGCGTCCCTGATCAAGGCCGGCAAGCTGGCCACGCCGATCACGATGAAGACCTATCTGGGCGACGCCGATTTCGGCGGCCAGACGGTGATGCAGTACCTTGCCCGGCTCGCCGCCGACGCCACCACGGTGATCAATGCCGGCGAGTACGGCCGCACGATCTACGACCTCGCGATCCGCCGCCGGCTGATCACCATCGGCGAGGATTTGGTGAACGGCGCCTACGAGGCCCCCGTTGAGGACTCGCCTCGGGACCAGATCGAGCACACCGAGCGCCGGCTCTACGAGCTGGCCGAGGCGGGGCGCTACGATGGCGGCTTCCAGAAGTTCTCGGACGCGCTCACCGCGGCGGTCGACATGGCCGCCAAGGCCTACCAACGCGACGGCAAGCTCTCGGGCATCGCCACGGGCCTGTCCGACCTCGACGCGAAGATGGGCGGCCTGCAGCCCTCCGACCTGATCATCCTCGCGGGCCGCCCGGCCATGGGCAAAACCTCGCTGGTGACCAACATCGCCTTCAACATCGCCAAGGCCTATCGCGGCGAGAAGGGGCCGGACGGCGTCACCAAGACCGTCAACGGCGGTATCGTGGGCTTCTTCTCGCTGGAGATGTCGG
The sequence above is drawn from the Methylobacterium mesophilicum SR1.6/6 genome and encodes:
- the rpsF gene encoding 30S ribosomal protein S6 — translated: MPLYEHVLLARQDVTSQQVESMIDTYKGVIEQNGGRLEKIEMWGVKSLAYRIKKNRKAHFALLNIDAPPAAIAEMERQMQISEDVLRFMTIRVEELDSEPSAMMQKRDRDDRKDRERGRRRDDEGFGGGGFGGDRGDRGDRGERSFGGEG
- the tsf gene encoding translation elongation factor Ts; translation: MANITAAMVKELREKTGAGMMDCKGALNETQGDIEAAVDWLRKKGLAKAAKKAGRVAAEGLVAVESAGHHAAVVEVNSETDFVARNDAFQAFAREAAKIALNTDGTLEGLQAAHFPGAAETVSEKLQALIATIGENMNLRRVTKLEVKKGVIASYVHNQISEGLGKIGVLVALESEGDVDALSTLGRQIAMHVAATNPVALDASGVDAATVERESNILREKNAGKPDHVLAKIVESGLKSYYKEVTLLDQPFVHDGSKTVSQVLKEAASKVGGPVTLTGFVRYALGEGIEKEEGPDFATEVAQQAGRA
- the lepB gene encoding signal peptidase I, which produces MDYDGKPLRKPAETGTWASIRETLKVGIQALLIALVVRTLLFQPFNIPSGSLVPTLLIGDYLFVSKYSYGYSKYSLPLSEYIPIQAEGRIWGAEPKRGDIAVFKLPKDNATDYIKRVIGLPGDKIQMIDGVLNINGKAVKRERIADYETTDPYGQATKVPQYLETLPNGVVHRVIERDGDNGFWDKTELYTVPPGHFFMMGDNRDNSTDSRDLASVGYVPFANLVGRAEMIFFSIDEGTPAWQVWNWPAHVRWTRLFSTIH
- the era gene encoding GTPase Era, producing the protein MTAHDEDEHDRDGPDGPGGAEPPRDPSALPGTPADARAGFVALIGVPNAGKSTLLNSLVGTKVSIVSRKVQTTRALVRGILIEGSAQVVLVDTPGIFAPKRRLDRAMVHSAWSGAADADAVCLLVDARKGIDAEVEAVLGRLGEVRREKLLILNKIDLIPRERLLDLAAKLNAAAPFAETFMISALNGDGVDDLRRALAARMPAGPWLYPEDQVSDAPLRMLAAEITREKIYDRLHEELPYRSTVETDQWQIRSDGSVRIEQTIFVERESQRSIVLGKGGQTIKAIGQAARVEIAEAADAKVHLFLHVKVRENWADDPARYREMGLEFPRG
- a CDS encoding 30S ribosomal protein S2, translated to MAVDFSMRQLLEAGAHFGHQSHRWNPKMQPYIFGTRNNIHIIDLAQTVPALHQALQAVSDTVAKGGRVLFVGTKRQAADTIAEAAKRSAQYYVNSRWLGGMLTNWKTISGSISRLRKVTETLETGGPGLTKKERLMLSREKEKLEKALGGIKDMGGVPDLLFVIDTNKEQLAIKEANRLGIPVAAIVDTNCNPDGITHIVPANDDAGRAIALYCDLIAKAAIDGISRAQGSSGMDLGASEEPMAEELPANDDAAVTVESDALDPADVAMLAESTEHFELLAAPRGAPDDLTKLNGAGPQIVQKLNDAGIYHYWQLAAMTPEDVAKVDADLKLNGRIDRDSWVSQARGFVEAAAAA
- a CDS encoding class I SAM-dependent methyltransferase, with protein sequence MRHAVYGLPPVDLAEVPGDAVQLSPLIPGAERLEDLSENSLDSATVLAPPGTVERRYVLAQMLRALGPGGRMVALAPKDRGGTRLAKELTTFGCAAADQPRRHHRICTAERPPSLAGLAEAIDEGAPRHVDNLALCTQPGIFSWDRLDPGTALLLANLPTLKGRGADFGCGLGILSRAVLRSDAVATLTLVEIDRRAVEMARLNVADPRATIHWADVRTPGVVPDHLDFVVTNPPFHEGGSEDPSLGRAFIARAAEVLRPGGTLWLVANAHLPYEASLREAFRHVAVAVQAGGFRVYEARR
- a CDS encoding pyridoxine 5'-phosphate synthase, whose translation is MTSEKLRLGVNIDHVATVRNARGGDYPDPVRAALLAVEAGADGITAHLREDRRHIRDTDITALKRGLSVPLNFEMAATDEMVGIALATRPHAACLVPEKREERTTEGGLDIVGGRDHLAPRIRALAEAGIRVSLFVEPEPAVMDAACALGAPVVELHTGSYCEAALGDDAAKTAHELGRIRRAAEHGAGLGLEIHAGHGLTLGSVGPVAALPQIRELNIGHSLIADAIFVGLDQAVRDMRAAMDRARRA
- the acpS gene encoding holo-ACP synthase: MIIGIGSDLCDIRRIARTLERHGERFTHRVFTEGERARCDRRAARAEGYARRFAAKEACAKALGTGLSGGVFWRDMEVVNLPSGQPTLRLAGGAAERLAELMPEGHTARLHVSLTDDPPMAQAFVVIEALPDQKVRPGTEAAD
- the rpsR gene encoding 30S ribosomal protein S18: MAFGAGAGGGRRPFFRRRKTCPFSGANAPKIDYKDVKLLSRYVSERGKIVPSRITAVSAKKQRELAQAIKRARFLGLLPYVIK
- the rnc gene encoding ribonuclease III, with the translated sequence MTGPDLDDAAQPRNSARARRAHKPRPPLGALEERIGHRFADQNLLTRALTHTSKASGRGGSYQRLEFLGDRVLGLAVADRLYGAFPEADEGDLSRQLAALVRRETCAVVAAAWEVGPHLILGQGEVMGGGRRNQTILADVCEAILGAIYLDAGFDAARAVVEAHFRPAEPNAAPRGRDAKSALQEWAMGRSLPIPTYEVVERTGPDHAPRFRIAVQVEGLEPGLGDGTSKRIAEQAAAQALLEREGIGASPEVGPTETA
- a CDS encoding pseudouridine synthase; the protein is MSAAKSVRLDKLLANLGYGSRREVQGLARAGAIRLDGAELEDAGDRIPLDQDLPDRLTIDGEPLDPLPGLCLMLHKPLGVTCSHKEAGPLVYGLLPERWRRREPPLSTVGRLDKETSGLLLLTDDGVLLHRIISPKASVAKRYRVTLDWPLAGNEATVLASGTLMLEGEERPLLPVRLDVEDDTHCAVTLTEGRYHQVRRMFAALGNHVTALHRDRVGGLALPADLPAGDYRVMAADDVAAVFATE